A region of the Aerosakkonema funiforme FACHB-1375 genome:
GAGAAATTGGGCTGTACTTGAGGGATTGTTGCATAGACTAGCGTGAGGTGAAAGCCATGATGATAAGAAATGAACGAGAATATCGTAACACCCTATATTGGTTGGAAAGATTTGAGCGCTCGATAGCTGAATTGGATAATAACGAAAGCTTGAGAGCAGATTTTAAGCGGTGGAAACTCCAGAGGGATTCATACCAGAGCCAAGTTGAGGATCTAAAGGAACAAATTAAGGAATATGAAACCCTCACCAACCACGATTCTCAAACTCCAATAGTGCTAACGCTCGATGAGTTTAACAACTTACCGCAGCTTCTAATTAAATCTCGTA
Encoded here:
- a CDS encoding helix-turn-helix domain-containing protein; this encodes MMIRNEREYRNTLYWLERFERSIAELDNNESLRADFKRWKLQRDSYQSQVEDLKEQIKEYETLTNHDSQTPIVLTLDEFNNLPQLLIKSRMAAKLSQKELAELAGLTEEEIQRYEDKDYEDASFLNVMAVVDALDIKIQSGEFLIPLDTLRRTPITKEELLSKSWQKVS